In the Acidovorax sp. A79 genome, one interval contains:
- the rpsJ gene encoding 30S ribosomal protein S10: MSKQKIRIRLKAFDYKLIDQSAAEIVDTAKRTGAIVKGPVPLPTRMKRFDILRSPHVNKTSRDQLEIRTHQRLMDIVDPTDKTVDALMKLDLPAGVDVEIKLQ, encoded by the coding sequence ATGTCCAAGCAAAAAATCCGCATCCGCCTGAAGGCGTTTGACTACAAGCTGATCGACCAGTCCGCTGCCGAGATCGTTGACACCGCCAAGCGCACCGGCGCCATCGTCAAGGGCCCCGTGCCCCTGCCGACGCGCATGAAGCGTTTCGACATCCTGCGCTCGCCGCACGTCAACAAGACCAGCCGCGACCAGCTCGAAATCCGCACGCACCAGCGCCTGATGGACATCGTGGACCCTACGGACAAGACCGTGGACGCCCTGATGAAGCTCGACCTGCCCGCGGGCGTGGACGTCGAAATCAAGCTGCAGTAA
- a CDS encoding D-alanyl-D-alanine carboxypeptidase family protein, protein MKRILSALRSLAVLAAVAPAAFGAFAQAPQPPEIAARTYLLVDVTANQVLAAKDIDAPVEQASLTKLMTGYLVFDALRAKKISLEQKLPVSVRAWKMPGSRMFIDPKMQVPVEDLIKGMIVQSGNDATMALAEGVGGTAENFVKLMNDQAQALGMKGTSYKNPEGLTEPGHTTTARDLSVLAMRLMKDFPEYMHYYSTKQYSYPGTPASNGSNRNSLLFRDPTVDGLKTGHTAAAGYCLVATSKREFPGVGQRRLLSIVLGAASENARANESQKLLNWGYTAFEAVKLFEAGKPVATPAVWKGTENTLKIGREEAIVVAVPSGSAGKITTQIARPDPLVAPFTKGQSVGHLKVMLGEQALAEVPLIALEGVEQAGILGRAWDAIRLWIK, encoded by the coding sequence ATGAAACGAATCCTGTCCGCGCTGCGATCCCTGGCCGTCCTTGCTGCGGTGGCCCCTGCCGCCTTCGGGGCCTTTGCCCAGGCGCCACAACCTCCCGAAATCGCCGCGCGCACATACCTGCTGGTGGATGTCACCGCCAACCAGGTGCTCGCGGCCAAGGACATCGATGCTCCCGTCGAGCAGGCCTCGCTCACCAAGCTCATGACCGGCTACCTGGTGTTTGATGCGTTGCGCGCCAAGAAGATATCCCTGGAGCAGAAGCTGCCCGTGAGCGTGCGCGCCTGGAAGATGCCCGGCTCGCGCATGTTCATCGACCCCAAGATGCAGGTGCCGGTGGAAGACCTCATCAAGGGCATGATCGTGCAGTCGGGCAACGACGCCACCATGGCGCTGGCCGAAGGCGTGGGCGGCACGGCCGAGAACTTCGTCAAGCTCATGAACGACCAGGCCCAGGCACTGGGCATGAAGGGCACGAGCTACAAGAACCCCGAAGGCCTCACCGAACCCGGCCACACCACCACCGCGCGCGACCTTTCCGTGCTGGCCATGCGCCTGATGAAGGACTTCCCGGAGTACATGCACTACTACTCCACCAAGCAGTACAGCTACCCCGGCACCCCCGCGTCGAACGGCAGCAACCGCAATTCGCTGCTGTTCCGCGACCCGACGGTGGACGGGCTCAAGACCGGCCATACCGCTGCCGCGGGCTACTGCCTGGTGGCCACGTCCAAGCGTGAATTCCCCGGCGTGGGCCAGCGCCGCCTGCTGTCCATCGTGCTCGGGGCCGCCAGCGAAAATGCGCGTGCGAATGAAAGCCAGAAGCTGTTGAACTGGGGCTATACCGCGTTCGAGGCCGTCAAGCTGTTCGAGGCCGGCAAGCCCGTGGCCACGCCCGCCGTCTGGAAGGGCACGGAAAACACCCTCAAGATCGGCCGCGAGGAAGCCATCGTCGTGGCGGTGCCCTCGGGCAGCGCAGGCAAGATCACCACGCAGATCGCACGGCCCGACCCGCTGGTGGCACCGTTCACCAAGGGCCAGTCCGTCGGCCACCTCAAGGTGATGCTGGGCGAGCAGGCCCTGGCCGAGGTGCCCCTCATCGCGCTCGAAGGCGTGGAGCAGGCGGGGATCCTGGGCCGGGCCTGGGATGCGATCCGGCTGTGGATCAAGTAG
- the rplC gene encoding 50S ribosomal protein L3, translated as MSLSNSLGLLGRKVGMMRLFTDDGDAVPVTVVDVSNNRVTQIKTQENDGYVALQVTFGSRKASRVTKPEAGHLAKAGVEAGEIIQEFRVTADTAAQYQAGASVAVTSVFSVGQKVDVQGTSIGKGYAGTIKRHNMSSQRASHGNSRSHNVPGSIGMAQDPGRVFPGKRMTGHLGDVTKTTQNLDVIRIDEARQLLLIKGAIPGSKGGFVTVRPAVKAKASKGAN; from the coding sequence ATGAGTCTGAGCAACTCCCTCGGGTTGCTGGGTCGCAAAGTGGGCATGATGCGTCTGTTCACCGATGATGGGGACGCAGTGCCTGTCACGGTGGTGGATGTGTCCAACAACCGCGTTACCCAGATCAAAACCCAAGAGAACGATGGCTACGTGGCCCTGCAGGTCACGTTCGGTTCGCGCAAAGCATCGCGCGTGACCAAGCCAGAAGCCGGCCACCTTGCCAAGGCAGGTGTGGAAGCCGGTGAAATCATCCAGGAATTCCGCGTGACCGCCGATACCGCAGCCCAGTACCAAGCTGGCGCTTCGGTGGCTGTGACGTCCGTGTTCTCCGTGGGTCAGAAGGTCGACGTGCAAGGCACCTCGATCGGTAAAGGCTACGCCGGTACCATCAAGCGCCACAACATGAGCTCGCAGCGCGCGTCGCACGGCAACAGCCGTTCGCACAACGTGCCTGGCTCGATCGGTATGGCACAAGACCCAGGTCGCGTGTTCCCCGGCAAGCGCATGACGGGCCACCTCGGCGATGTCACCAAGACCACGCAAAACCTCGATGTGATCCGCATCGACGAAGCGCGTCAACTGCTCTTGATCAAGGGCGCTATTCCGGGCTC
- the rpsL gene encoding 30S ribosomal protein S12 encodes MPTINQLVRQGREVEKIKSKSPAMENSPQRRGVCTRVYTTTPKKPNSALRKVAKVRLTNGFEVISYIGGEGHNLQEHSVVLVRGGRVKDLPGVRYHIVRGSLDLQGVKDRKQSRSKYGAKKPKAK; translated from the coding sequence ATGCCAACCATCAATCAACTAGTCCGTCAGGGGCGCGAGGTCGAAAAGATCAAGTCCAAGAGCCCTGCGATGGAGAACTCCCCCCAGCGCCGCGGCGTGTGCACCCGTGTGTACACCACGACGCCAAAGAAGCCTAACTCCGCTCTGCGGAAGGTCGCCAAGGTTCGCCTGACCAACGGTTTCGAAGTGATTTCCTACATCGGCGGTGAAGGCCACAACCTGCAGGAACACAGCGTGGTACTGGTTCGCGGCGGTCGTGTCAAGGACTTGCCCGGTGTGCGTTACCACATCGTGCGCGGTTCGCTCGACTTGCAAGGCGTGAAAGACCGCAAGCAATCGCGCTCCAAGTACGGTGCCAAGAAGCCCAAGGCCAAGTAA
- the fusA gene encoding elongation factor G, protein MARKTPIERYRNIGISAHIDAGKTTTTERILFYTGVSHKIGEVHDGAATMDWMEQEQERGITITSAATTCFWKGMDNSYEEHRFNIIDTPGHVDFTIEVERSMRVLDGACMVYCAVGGVQPQSETVWRQANKYKVPRLAFVNKMDRTGANFFKVYEQMKLRLKANPVPVVIPIGAEDKFTGVVDLLKMKAILWDEASQGMKFTYEEIPADLVASAKEWREKMVEAAAEASEELMNKYLEEGDLSEAEIKFGLRTRTIATEIHPMLCGTAFKNKGVQRMLDAVIDYLPAPTDIPDVTGTDEDEKPVTRKADDNEKFSALAFKLMTDPFVGQLTFVRVYSGVLSKGDTVYNPIKGKKERIGRIVQMHANERQEVEEIRAGDIAACVGLKDVTTGETLSDIDSQIILERMVFPEPVITQAVEPKTKADQEKMGIALQRLAAEDPSFRVKTDEESGQTLIAGMGELHLEIIVDRMKREFGVEANVGKPQVAYRETIRKTVEEAEGKFVRQSGGKGQYGHVVLKIEPNEAGKGIEFVDAIKGGVVPREFIPAVEKGINEAVTQGVLAGYPVVDVKVTLHFGSYHDVDSNELAFKMAAIFGFKEGCRKANPVILEPMMAVEVETPEDYAGTVMGDLSSRRGMVQGMDDIPGGGKAIRAEVPLSEMFGYSTSLRSATQGRATYSMEFKHYSEAPRNVSEAIMAARAK, encoded by the coding sequence ATGGCTCGCAAGACTCCCATCGAGCGCTACCGCAATATCGGTATCTCGGCCCACATTGACGCTGGCAAGACCACGACCACCGAACGTATCCTGTTCTACACGGGCGTGAGCCACAAGATTGGTGAAGTGCACGACGGCGCTGCCACCATGGACTGGATGGAGCAGGAACAAGAGCGCGGCATCACGATCACCTCGGCTGCCACGACCTGCTTCTGGAAGGGCATGGACAACTCCTACGAAGAGCACCGCTTCAACATCATCGACACCCCCGGTCACGTGGACTTCACGATCGAAGTGGAACGTTCGATGCGCGTGCTCGACGGCGCCTGCATGGTGTACTGCGCCGTGGGTGGCGTGCAGCCCCAGTCGGAAACCGTCTGGCGCCAGGCCAACAAGTACAAGGTGCCCCGTCTGGCCTTCGTGAACAAGATGGACCGTACCGGTGCCAACTTCTTCAAGGTCTACGAGCAGATGAAGCTGCGCCTGAAGGCAAACCCCGTGCCCGTGGTGATCCCGATCGGCGCCGAAGACAAGTTCACCGGCGTGGTCGACCTGCTCAAGATGAAGGCCATCCTGTGGGATGAAGCCTCGCAGGGCATGAAGTTCACCTACGAAGAAATTCCAGCCGACCTGGTCGCATCCGCCAAGGAATGGCGCGAGAAGATGGTGGAAGCCGCTGCCGAAGCCTCCGAAGAGCTGATGAACAAGTACCTGGAAGAGGGCGACCTCTCCGAAGCCGAGATCAAGTTCGGCCTGCGTACGCGTACCATCGCCACGGAAATCCACCCGATGCTGTGCGGTACCGCTTTCAAGAACAAGGGTGTGCAGCGCATGCTGGACGCCGTGATCGACTACCTGCCAGCACCGACGGACATTCCTGACGTGACCGGCACGGACGAAGACGAAAAGCCTGTCACCCGCAAGGCGGATGACAACGAGAAGTTCTCGGCCCTGGCATTCAAGCTGATGACCGACCCGTTCGTGGGCCAGCTGACCTTCGTGCGCGTGTACTCCGGCGTTCTGAGCAAGGGCGACACCGTCTACAACCCCATCAAGGGCAAGAAGGAACGTATCGGCCGTATCGTGCAGATGCACGCCAACGAGCGTCAGGAAGTCGAAGAAATCCGCGCCGGCGACATCGCTGCCTGCGTGGGCCTGAAGGACGTGACGACCGGTGAAACGCTGAGCGACATCGACTCCCAGATCATTCTGGAGCGCATGGTGTTCCCTGAGCCCGTGATCACGCAGGCCGTGGAACCCAAGACCAAGGCCGACCAGGAAAAGATGGGCATCGCGCTGCAGCGCCTGGCTGCGGAAGATCCATCCTTCCGCGTGAAGACCGACGAAGAATCGGGCCAGACGCTGATCGCCGGCATGGGCGAGCTGCACCTGGAAATCATCGTGGACCGCATGAAGCGTGAATTCGGCGTGGAAGCCAACGTGGGCAAGCCCCAGGTGGCCTACCGCGAAACCATCCGCAAGACGGTGGAAGAAGCCGAAGGCAAGTTCGTGCGCCAGTCCGGCGGCAAGGGCCAGTACGGTCACGTCGTGCTCAAGATCGAACCCAACGAAGCCGGCAAGGGCATCGAGTTCGTCGACGCGATCAAGGGTGGTGTGGTTCCTCGCGAATTCATCCCGGCCGTGGAAAAGGGTATCAACGAAGCCGTCACGCAAGGCGTGCTGGCCGGCTACCCCGTGGTGGACGTCAAGGTCACGCTGCACTTCGGTTCGTACCACGATGTGGACTCGAACGAACTGGCGTTCAAGATGGCTGCCATCTTCGGTTTCAAGGAAGGCTGCCGCAAGGCCAACCCCGTCATCCTGGAACCCATGATGGCCGTGGAAGTGGAAACGCCTGAAGACTACGCCGGCACGGTGATGGGCGATCTGTCCTCCCGCCGTGGCATGGTCCAGGGCATGGACGACATCCCGGGCGGTGGCAAGGCCATCCGCGCCGAAGTGCCGCTGTCGGAAATGTTCGGCTACTCGACCTCGCTGCGTTCCGCGACGCAAGGCCGCGCCACGTACTCGATGGAATTCAAGCACTACAGCGAAGCGCCTCGCAACGTGTCCGAAGCCATCATGGCTGCACGCGCCAAGTAA
- the tuf gene encoding elongation factor Tu gives MAKGKFERTKPHVNVGTIGHVDHGKTTLTAAIATVLSAKFGGEAKAYDQIDAAPEEKARGITINTAHVEYETANRHYAHVDCPGHADYVKNMITGAAQMDGAILVCSAADGPMPQTREHILLARQVGVPYIIVFLNKCDMVDDEELLELVEMEVRELLDKYDFPGDDTPIIRGSAKLALEGDKGKLGEEAIMKLAEALDTYIPTPERAVDGAFLMPVEDVFSISGRGTVVTGRVERGIIKVGEEIEIVGIRDTQKTICTGVEMFRKLLDQGQAGDNVGLLLRGTKREDVERGQVLCKPGSIKPHTHFTAEVYVLSKDEGGRHTPFFNNYRPQFYFRTTDVTGAIELPADKEMVMPGDNVSITVKLINPIAMEEGLRFAIREGGRTVGAGVVAKIIA, from the coding sequence ATGGCAAAAGGTAAATTCGAACGGACCAAGCCTCACGTCAACGTGGGCACGATCGGCCACGTGGACCATGGCAAGACGACGCTGACGGCGGCCATCGCCACCGTGCTGTCCGCCAAGTTCGGCGGCGAAGCCAAGGCATACGACCAGATCGATGCGGCGCCCGAAGAAAAGGCCCGCGGCATCACGATCAACACCGCGCACGTGGAATACGAAACGGCCAACCGCCACTACGCCCACGTGGACTGCCCCGGCCACGCCGACTATGTGAAGAACATGATCACCGGCGCTGCCCAGATGGACGGCGCCATCCTGGTGTGCTCGGCCGCTGACGGCCCCATGCCCCAGACCCGCGAACACATCCTGCTGGCCCGCCAGGTGGGCGTGCCTTACATCATCGTGTTCCTGAACAAGTGCGACATGGTGGACGACGAAGAACTGCTGGAACTCGTCGAAATGGAAGTGCGCGAACTCCTGGACAAGTACGACTTCCCAGGCGACGACACCCCCATCATCCGTGGCTCGGCCAAGCTCGCCCTGGAAGGCGACAAGGGCAAGCTGGGTGAAGAAGCCATCATGAAGCTGGCCGAAGCGCTGGACACCTACATCCCCACGCCAGAGCGCGCTGTGGACGGTGCCTTCCTGATGCCCGTGGAAGACGTGTTCTCCATCTCCGGTCGTGGCACCGTGGTGACCGGTCGCGTCGAGCGCGGCATCATCAAGGTCGGCGAAGAAATCGAAATCGTCGGTATCCGCGACACGCAAAAGACCATCTGCACCGGCGTGGAAATGTTCCGCAAGCTGCTGGACCAAGGTCAGGCTGGCGACAACGTCGGCCTGCTGCTGCGCGGCACCAAGCGCGAAGACGTGGAGCGCGGCCAAGTGCTGTGCAAGCCCGGCTCGATCAAGCCCCACACCCACTTCACCGCTGAAGTGTATGTGCTGAGCAAGGACGAAGGCGGCCGCCACACCCCGTTCTTCAACAACTACCGCCCACAGTTCTACTTCCGCACGACCGACGTGACCGGCGCCATCGAGCTGCCGGCCGACAAGGAAATGGTCATGCCTGGCGACAACGTGTCGATCACCGTCAAGCTGATCAACCCCATCGCCATGGAAGAAGGCCTGCGCTTCGCCATCCGCGAAGGCGGCCGTACGGTCGGCGCTGGCGTCGTGGCCAAGATCATTGCTTAA
- the rpsG gene encoding 30S ribosomal protein S7 — protein MPRRREVPKREILPDPKFGNVELSKFMNVIMEGGKKAVAERIIYGALELIEKKHPDKDPLEAFTVAINNVKPMVEVKSRRVGGANYQVPVEVRPVRRLALSMRWIKEAARKRGEKSMAQRLANELLEATEGRGGAMKKRDEVHRMAEANKAFSHFRF, from the coding sequence ATGCCACGTCGTCGCGAAGTCCCCAAACGTGAAATCCTGCCGGATCCCAAGTTCGGCAATGTAGAGCTGTCCAAATTCATGAACGTGATCATGGAAGGCGGCAAGAAGGCAGTTGCAGAGCGCATCATTTACGGCGCCCTGGAACTGATCGAGAAGAAGCACCCTGACAAGGACCCTCTGGAAGCGTTCACCGTTGCCATCAACAACGTGAAGCCCATGGTCGAAGTGAAGTCCCGCCGCGTGGGCGGTGCCAACTACCAGGTGCCCGTCGAAGTGCGCCCTGTCCGTCGCCTGGCCCTGTCCATGCGCTGGATCAAGGAAGCCGCCCGCAAGCGCGGCGAGAAGTCGATGGCCCAGCGTCTGGCCAACGAGCTGCTCGAAGCCACCGAAGGCCGTGGCGGCGCCATGAAGAAGCGTGACGAAGTGCACCGCATGGCCGAAGCCAACAAGGCATTCAGCCACTTCCGCTTCTAA